From a region of the Salvelinus alpinus chromosome 2, SLU_Salpinus.1, whole genome shotgun sequence genome:
- the ppp1r3db gene encoding protein phosphatase 1, regulatory subunit 3Db, whose amino-acid sequence MMSSMTSVGRSRALSPGGVGKERERESSRDNDRLKTVSPCIKGQPRTVSPGMIGGPCQTTTETIRVTDILDSKPEPTKAPVRIRPPSPRPPPPKEPMFVCSLSSDPPTQPIIRRRAQSLPSVHERIRDHQVRFLDSLGLELEDVKVFKKGEEPRIPAHVFSRLLMSSEMNSGRSLELSLPYFKPCFPENRGSLPGFVQRLVGQVVSLDQVLCSELGIIGTVQVLNLAFNKEVTIHFSFTNWRSSAETRACWVATLHRDQMEGPESDVFRFRLPVPPFILLPGAQLEFAVCYRVMGAEYWDNNDGNNYKLSCHSYTLTVPRECEDSMVHYT is encoded by the coding sequence ATGATGAGTAGCATGACCAGCGTGGGGAGGTCCAGGGCACTGTCTCCTGGTGGCGTTGGGAAGGAGAGGGAGCGGGAATCGTCTCGTGACAACGACAGACTGAAAACAGTGTCTCCATGCATCAAAGGTCAACCCAGAACAGTTTCACCGGGCATGATAGGGGGTCCCTGTCAGACCACTACTGAGACCATCCGAGTGACAGACATCTTGGACTCCAAACCAGAGCCAACCAAGGCCCCTGTCAGGATCCGGCCCCCCAGCCCACGTCCCCCGCCACCCAAGGAGCCCATGTTCGTTTGCAGCCTGTCCAGTGACCCTCCCACCCAGCCCATCATAAGACGCAGGGCCCAGTCTCTGCCCTCGGTCCACGAGAGAATCAGAGACCACCAGGTACGCTTCCTGGATTCCttggggctggagctggaggaTGTCAAGGTGTTCAAGAAGGGGGAGGAGCCTCGTATCCCCGCCCACGTCTTCTCCAGACTCCTGATGAGCTCTGAGATGAACTCAGGCCGGTCCCTGGAGCTTTCCCTGCCCTACTTCAAGCCCTGCTTCCCTGAGAACAGGGGCTCCCTACCAGGGTTTGTTCAGCGCCTGGTGGGGCAGGTGGTCTCTCTGGATCAGGTCCTGTGTTCTGAGCTGGGCATCATCGGCACGGTGCAGGTCCTCAACCTGGCCTTCAACAAGGAGGTGACaatccacttctccttcaccaacTGGAGGAGCAGTGCTGAGACCAGAGCCTGCTGGGTGGCTACCCTCCACAGGGATCAGATGGAGGGACCAGAGTCTGATGTATTCCGGTTCCGTCTGCCCGTCCCGCCCTTCATCCTGCTGCCTGGAGCCCAGCTGGAGTTCGCTGTGTGTTACAGAGTGATGGGAGCTGAGTACTGGGACAACAACGATGGGAACAACTACAAACTGTCCTGTCACAGTTACACACTCACTGTGCCCCGGGAGTGTGAGGACAGCATGGTGCACTACACCTGA
- the LOC139552557 gene encoding uncharacterized protein — translation MGTVVQRSAATGLNQLPSRVEREWAKSSWTDRHVTSTRMTTQKKPLHPQMMIPSLDNTHIPTPSADKKQQQRRQKHKPNIPSVKHNSNTSELSTQGQLDPPSLPLLSALDGKERRERSRRREQQERRERREQREAQVEKERREDQERREAQSSHHREQKQAVSRRSRQAVSLQHSHSSSHSSRHSSQVPPGGVPVGQRTAQESGGLAGQGKGCVEGGEVGVGGGEVGVGGKEKEEGDIYSDIDTDLSESERLPLPSSPSSPHNLDLRPEVIFPRDFQPDLPGPRGHGPGQFSYPDFLPPPFNSWSLRQLAVFFHPEGRHPPRSRPAGMALDRYLEQLLLLEWLRIQTVQEESGSVSSVPTSRYCSHHGAPSLHGRLSSPKCILQCQRAFPVTLLSSLSPSAPLSGCTQYHARYPPCTGTCRSHTSPRLNPLSDHRGRVSLPKRSYSESRVHSAEKACCGSPAMGIGHLKRMQAFGNIRSPVAVSPTRRQRSSSVVRIPSFGSGTGSGTGSWTGTGSGTGSWTGSGTGKGTRTGSGSGTGTGSGTGSGTGKGTRTGSGTRTGTGSGTGTQGLGQGLGQGLGQGLGQGLGKGLGLGQGLGQGLGQGLGLGLGQGLGQGLGQGLGQGLGQGLGSGRDWVRDWVRDWVRDWVRDWVRVRVGDWVRDWVRDWVRDWVRD, via the exons atggggactgttgtTCAGCGAAGCGCTGCAACTGGACTCAATCAGCTCCCGAGCAGGGTGGAGCGGGAATGGGCCAAAAGTTCATGGACCGACAGACATGTGACGAG CACCAGGATGACGACCCAAAAGAAGCCTTTGCATCCCCAGATGATGATCCCAAGTCTGGACAACACTCACATTCCCACCCCATCAGCAGACAAG AAGCAGCAGCAAAGAAGACAGAAGCACAAACCAAACATTCCTTCAGTCaaacacaacagcaacacctcTGAACTCAG CACTCAGGGCCAGTTGGACCCTCCTTCATTGCCCCTGTTATCAGCTTTggatgggaaggagaggagagagaggagcaggaggagagagcagcaggagaggagggagaggagagagcagagggaggctcaggttgagaaggagaggagggaggatcaggagaggagggaggctcAGAGCAGCCATCACAGAGAACAGAAGCAGGCTGTCTCCAGGAGGAGTAGACAAGCTGTGTCCCTTCAGCACAGCCACAGCTCCAGCCACAGCTCCAGGCACAGCTCCCAGGTCCCGCCTGGAGGCGTACCTGTGGGCCAGAGGACAGCCCAGGAGTCTGGGGGGTTGGCTGGCCAGGGAAAGGGTTGTgtagaggggggagaggtgggTGTAGGGGGGGGAGAGGTGGGTGTAGGGGGGAAAGAGAAGGAAGAAGGAGACATATACAGTGACATAGACACAGACCTGTCTGAATCAGAGaggctccctctcccctcctccccctcctccccccataACCTCGACCTCCGTCCAGAGGTCATCTTTCCCCGTGACTTCCAGCCTGATCTCCCTGGACCACGAGGCCACGGCCCTGGTCAGTTCAGCTACCCAGATTTCCTCCCTCCGCCCTTCAACTCCTGGAGCCTCCGGCAGCTGGCTGTGTTCTTCCACCCAGAGGGAAGACATCCCCCCCGCTCCAGACCTGCAGGCATGGCGCTGGACAG GTACCTGGAGCAGCTACTGCTGCTGGAGTGGCTCCGAATTCAGACGGTTCAGGAGGAGAGTGGGAGTGTGTCCTCTGTTCCAACCAGTCGCTACTGTTCCCACCACGGTGCACCCTCCCTCCACGGGAGACTCAGCTCTCCCAAATGCATCCTCCAGTGCCAGAGAGCATTCCCtgttactctcctctcctccctgtctccctctgcccCGCTGTCTGGCTGTACACAATACCACGCTCGCTACCCGCCCTGTACTGGGACCTGCCGCTCACACACCTCCCCCCGCCTCAACCCCCTCTCTGACCACCGGGGCCGCGTCTCTCTCCCCAAGAGGAGCTACAGTGAGAGTCGGGTCCACTCTGCTGAGAAGGCTTGTTGTGGGAGCCCTGCCATGGGGATCGGCCACCTGAAACGGATGCAGGCTTTTGGGAACATCCGTAGCCCTGTAGCCGTTAGTCCTACCAGAAGGCAGAGGTCATCGTCTGTAGTCAGGATCCCCAGTTTTGGGTCGGGGACTGGGTCGGGGACTGGGTCATGGACTGGGACTGGGTCAGGGACTGGGTCATGGACTGGGTCAGGGACTGGGAAAGGGACTAGGACTGGGTCAGGGTCGGGGACTGGGACTGGGTCAGGGACTGGGTCAGGGACTGGGAAAGGGACTAGGACTGGGTCAGGGACTAGGACAGGGACTGGGTCAGGGACTGGGACACAGGGACTGGGTCAGGGACTGGGTCAGGGACTAGGACAGGGACTGGGTCAGGGACTGGGAAAGGGACTAGGACTGGGTCAGGGACTAGGACAGGGACTGGGtcagggactgggactgggactgggacaggGACTGGGTCAGGGACTGGGTCAGGGTCTGGGACAGGGACTGGGTCAGGGACTGG GGTCAGGGAGGGACTGGGTCAGGGACTGGGTCAGGGACTGGGTCAGGGACTGGGTCAGGgactgggtcagggtcagggtcggGGACTGGGTCAGGGACTGGGTCAGGGACTGGGTCAGGGACTGGGTCAGGGACTAG